In Deltaproteobacteria bacterium, a single genomic region encodes these proteins:
- a CDS encoding class I SAM-dependent methyltransferase codes for MGTESEYAASCRKKLWQEVFRIELAYLARHLEGCRDVLSVGCGPAIIEGGLAELGFRVTGLDVSREALRYAPDTVHTVVARAEDMPFPADSFDAVISVVSLQFLDDWRLALEKMRWVLRPCGRIILLLLNPDSDFFRRKSRDPDSYISKIRHVDLTAIEEVVAQGFSIVTEYFLRIDGETVSAESGGRDAVLYIIRGTKRKTALSR; via the coding sequence GGCATCATGCCGAAAGAAATTATGGCAAGAGGTGTTCCGAATCGAACTCGCGTATCTCGCAAGGCATCTGGAGGGGTGCCGGGATGTCCTGAGTGTGGGCTGTGGGCCGGCGATCATCGAGGGCGGACTTGCGGAGCTGGGGTTTCGGGTAACGGGGCTCGATGTATCCCGCGAGGCCCTCAGGTACGCCCCTGACACGGTGCATACCGTGGTTGCCCGAGCAGAGGACATGCCCTTTCCGGCAGATTCCTTCGATGCCGTCATCTCTGTCGTATCCCTCCAGTTTCTGGACGACTGGCGCCTGGCCCTGGAAAAGATGCGTTGGGTCCTGCGTCCCTGCGGCAGGATCATCCTGTTGCTGCTCAACCCGGATTCGGATTTTTTCCGGAGGAAGTCCCGTGATCCTGACTCCTATATTTCCAAGATTCGGCACGTGGATCTAACGGCCATCGAGGAGGTGGTTGCACAGGGCTTTTCTATCGTTACAGAATATTTTCTTCGTATTGACGGCGAAACGGTCAGCGCGGAATCGGGTGGACGGGACGCGGTCTTGTATATCATCCGAGGGACGAAGAGAAAGACGGCCCTTTCGCGGTAA
- a CDS encoding zinc ribbon domain-containing protein has protein sequence MPIHEFRCQSCDYTFEILLMSKEEMKELLCPRCQSPEVVKLMSAANVGAGNNAQPSGGASADTPKIRHRTCGSGSCSTFELPGYKK, from the coding sequence ATGCCCATACACGAATTCCGCTGCCAAAGTTGCGATTATACCTTTGAGATCCTTCTTATGAGCAAGGAGGAGATGAAGGAGCTGTTATGCCCCCGTTGCCAAAGTCCCGAAGTAGTAAAACTCATGAGCGCGGCCAACGTCGGCGCCGGGAATAACGCCCAGCCATCAGGCGGCGCATCTGCTGACACGCCGAAGATTCGGCATCGAACCTGCGGATCCGGAAGTTGCAGCACCTTTGAACTCCCGGGCTATAAGAAATAA